A section of the Microbacterium forte genome encodes:
- the kdpC gene encoding potassium-transporting ATPase subunit KdpC, with translation MSSSRTVARTTGVAIRAMLVLTLVLGVGYTLVVTGIGQLLMPFQANGSPLADDKGSSLIGQSFTDADGEALPEYFQSRPSAAGDGYDGAGSSGSNLGPENPDLVTAIGERQAAIAEREGASPDAVPADAVTASGSGLDPHISVAYALLQVPRVAEERGLPEQQVRDLVESRIQGRDLGFLGEERINVAELNLALDEQEG, from the coding sequence ATGTCCTCCTCCCGCACCGTGGCCCGCACCACCGGCGTCGCCATCCGCGCGATGCTCGTGCTCACCCTCGTGCTCGGCGTCGGCTACACGCTGGTCGTCACCGGCATCGGCCAGCTGCTGATGCCGTTCCAGGCGAACGGCTCGCCGCTCGCAGACGACAAGGGCAGCTCGCTGATCGGGCAGTCCTTCACGGATGCCGACGGCGAGGCGCTTCCCGAGTACTTCCAGTCGCGTCCGTCTGCCGCCGGTGACGGGTACGACGGAGCGGGCTCGAGCGGCAGCAACCTGGGGCCCGAGAACCCCGACCTCGTCACGGCGATCGGCGAGCGTCAGGCGGCCATCGCGGAGCGCGAAGGAGCGAGTCCCGACGCCGTTCCGGCCGACGCAGTGACGGCATCGGGCTCGGGCCTCGACCCGCACATCAGCGTCGCCTACGCCCTGCTGCAGGTGCCACGGGTGGCCGAGGAGCGCGGCCTGCCCGAACAGCAGGTGCGCGACCTCGTGGAGTCTAGGATTCAAGGGCGGGATCTGGGATTCCTCGGCGAAGAACGCATCAACGTCGCCGAACTCAATCTCGCGCTCGATGAGCAGGAGGGCTGA